A single genomic interval of Juglans regia cultivar Chandler chromosome 1, Walnut 2.0, whole genome shotgun sequence harbors:
- the LOC108993649 gene encoding ervatamin-B-like, whose product MEALAASNNATLTLLILLILWIPLRALSDEKYTRPPVYDPKAMRERYESWLERHGRTYKSEQEWEMRFGIYQFNVQFIDYTNSQNLSFKLTDNKFADLTNGEFKAIYLGFRPMWHQKTNFSYGKDVDLPTRVDWRKKGAVTPIKNQGQCGSCWAFSTVAAVEGINKIKTGQLISLSEQELVDCNLDTWCQGCNGGYMDKAFEYIKKTGGLTTEEEYPYRASTGTCDKAKEKDHVVTISGYERVPANNEKSLQSAVANQPVSVAIDASGYEFQLYSQGIFTDRCGTQLNHGVTAVGYGEKNGMKYWLVKNSWGTGWGESGYIRLNRDIADNQGICGIAMEASYPLKN is encoded by the exons ATGGAGGCTCTTGCTGCATCAAATAATGCCACCTTAACActtttgattcttttaattCTATGGATACCATTAAGGGCGCTTTCTGATGAGAAGTACACGCGGCCTCCAGTGTATGACCCAAAAGCCATGAGAGAGAGGTATGAAAGTTGGCTGGAGCGGCATGGTCGAACATATAAGAGTGAACAGGAATGGGAAATGCGCTTTGGCATTTACCAATTTAACGTCCAGTTCATCGATTACACCAACTCTCAAAACTTGTCATTCAAGCTCACTGACAATAAGTTTGCAGACCTTACAAATGGGGAGTTTAAAGCTATCTACTTGGGATTCAGACCTATGTGGCATCAAAAGACAAACTTCAGTTATGGCAAAGATGTGGATTTGCCAACTAGAGTGGATTGGAGAAAGAAAGGTGCTGTTACTCCAATTAAGAATCAAGGCCAATGTG GAAGTTGTTGGGCATTCTCCACAGTGGCAGCTGTGGAAGgtatcaacaaaatcaaaactgGGCAGTTGATATCTTTGTCAGAACAAGAGCTTGTGGACTGTAATTTGGACACCTGGTGTCAAGGCTGCAATGGTGGATACATGGACAAAGCATTTGAATACATAAAAAAGACCGGTGGACTGACCACCGAAGAGGAATATCCTTACAGAGCATCAACTGGCACCTGCGacaaagcaaaggaaaaagaTCATGTAGTGACAATAAGCGGTTATGAGAGGGTTCCGGCTAATAATGAGAAAAGCCTACAATCTGCAGTTGCAAACCAACCTGTCTCGGTTGCCATAGATGCTTCTGGTTATGAATTTCAACTGTACTCTCAGGGTATCTTCACTGACCGGTGTGGAACGCAGCTCAATCATGGAGTCACTGCAGTCGGATATGGAGAGAAAAATGGTATGAAGTACTGGCTAGTGAAGAATTCATGGGGCACTGGCTGGGGTGAATCAGGTTACATAAGGTTGAACCGTGATATTGCAGATAATCAAGGTATTTGTGGCATTGCAATGGAAGCTAGCTACCCTCTTAAGAACTGA